In Spinacia oleracea cultivar Varoflay chromosome 5, BTI_SOV_V1, whole genome shotgun sequence, a single window of DNA contains:
- the LOC110791018 gene encoding uncharacterized protein: MKGEEKSKKISAASARAHTRKSNSKSSSFPFSLGVYSKIGVVVFVALLAWADKGLRPPAPNVTGTPGGPTITAPRVKLRDGRYLAYKEYGVPKDEAKHHFIFIHGFDSCRLHAFIATEVSPDTIESLGIHIVGIDRPGYCESTPDPNRTPKSLALDVEELADQLDLGPKFYVVGFSMGGEAVWGLLKYIPHRLAGASLVTPVVNYWWSTLPANLTKEAYYMQLPQDQWSVRVAHYLPWLTYWWQTQKWFSPSSVIQHSPEILSRQDREVMFKFMKPENSLPVRQQGVYESIHRDMIVGFGKWEFDPIQLENPYPNNEGAVHLWQGDEDMLVPVTLQRYIAQNLPWVHYHELPGSGHMFPYVEGISEAILKAQLSVV, translated from the exons atgaaaggaGAAGAGAAGAGTAAGAAGATATCCGCCGCTTCAGCTAGAGCTCACACCCGCAAATCTAATTCTAAGTCATCATCTTTCCCATTTTCTTTAG GAGTCTATAGCAAAATTGGTGTAGTTGTGTTTGTGGCTTTGTTAGCATGGGCTGACAAGGGTCTCCGGCCTCCCGCACCGAATGTTACTGGTACACCAGGCGGCCCTACAATAACAGCACCAAGGGTGAAGCTGAGGGATGGAAGATATTTGGCCTACAAAGAGTACGGAGTGCCAAAAGATGAAGCAAAACACCATTTCATCTTTATTCATGGATTTGACTCCTGTAGGCTTCATGCATTCATTGCCACTGAAGTTTCTCCG GATACAATCGAAAGCTTGGGGATACATATTGTTGGTATTGATAGACCTGGGTATTGTGAAAGCACACCGGATCCAAATCGAACACCAAAAAGTCTTGCATTAGACGTAGAAGAGCTCGCTGATCAGCTTGATTTAGGCCCTAAATTTTATGTGGTCGGATTTTCTATGGGTGGAGAAGCTGTATGGGGTTTGCTTAAGTACATTCCACACAG GTTAGCAGGAGCATCATTAGTAACTCCAGTTGTGAATTATTGGTGGTCAACTTTACCAGCTAACTTGACAAAAGAAGCATATTACATGCAACTTCCCCAAGATCAATGGTCCGTTCGTGTAGCACACTATTTACCATGGCTAACTTATTGGTGGCAAACTCAAAAATGGTTCTCACCTTCAAGTGTTATTCAACACAGTCCTGAGATCTTGTCTCGTCAAGATAGAGAAGTCATGTTCAAATTCATGAAACCCGAAAATTCG CTTCCTGTGAGGCAGCAAGGAGTATACGAATCAATCCACCGGGACATGATAGTTGGATTCGGAAAATGGGAATTCGATCCGATCCAGTTAGAGAATCCATACCCAAACAATGAGGGAGCTGTTCACCTTTGGCAAGGCGACGAGGATATGCTTGTCCCGGTGACTCTACAACGGTACATAGCCCAAAACTTGCCTTGGGTTCACTACCATGAGCTACCTGGTTCTGGACATATGTTCCCTTATGTTGAGGGCATTAGTGAAGCTATTCTCAAAGCACAATTATCTGTTGTTTGA